One genomic region from Prionailurus bengalensis isolate Pbe53 chromosome C1, Fcat_Pben_1.1_paternal_pri, whole genome shotgun sequence encodes:
- the MTERF4 gene encoding transcription termination factor 4, mitochondrial, whose protein sequence is MAALGRQVFDWHRLIPLIWAHVARQTPLGEQKRTSASLLCLLTTASSGGGLRKVSCVEPRKYVREPECRTDLTPDPLEKQRTPVAGGFLEREHIISALLDMGFSDFHINELLSMWPSVPPQQLLDIISELILLGLNPEPVYVALKKSPELLKLPIMQMRKRSSYLRKLGLGEGKLKTVLLCCPEIFTMHQRDIDSIVGVLKEKCLFTVQQVTRILHRCPYVLQEDPGELEYKFQYAYFRMGVKHADVVRTDLLQYSITKIKQRHVFLERLGRYQTPDKKGQTQVPNPLLKDILRVSEAEFLARTACSSAEEFEVFKKLFAREEEEKSESPMPDHKSLSLDEEEEEEEEEEE, encoded by the exons ATGGCGGCGCTCGGCAGGCAG GTCTTTGACTGGCACCGCCTGATCCCCCTCATCTGGGCGCATGTTGCTAGGCAGACTCCTCTCGGAGAACAGAAAAGGACGTCTGCATCGTTGCTGTGTCTACTGACCACAGCCTCCAGTGGAGGGGGCCTCCGGAAGGTATCCTGCGTGGAACCCAGAAAGTATGTGCGGGAACCAGAGTGCAGGACAGATCTCACCCCGGACCCCCTTGAGAAGCAGAGGACTCCTGTGGCTGGAGGGTTCTTAGAGCGGGAGCACATCATCAGTGCCCTCCTGGACATGGGTTTCAGTGACTTCCACATTAATGAATTGCTCAGTATGTGGCCAAGTGTGCCCCCCCAGCAGTTGCTGGACATCATTTCAGAATTAATACtcctgggcttgaacccagagCCTGTGTATGTGGCCCTAAAGAAAAGCCCTGAGCTGCTGAAGCTGCCTATAATGCAGATGAGGAAACGCTCCAGTTACCTGCGGAAGCTTGGGCTTGGAGAAG GGAAACTCAAGACGGTGCTTCTCTGCTGCCCTGAAATCTTCACCATGCACCAGAGGGACATCGACAGCATTGTCGGAGTTCTCaaggagaaatgtcttttcacgGTACAGCAGGTGACCAGGATTTTGCACAGGTGCCCGTATGTTCTTCAGGAGGACCCCGGTGAACTGGAGTACAAGTTCCAG TATGCCTATTTCAGGATGGGGGTTAAGCACGCGGACGTGGTGAGGACCGACTTGCTGCAGTATTCCATCACCAAGATCAAGCAGAGACATGTGTTCCTCGAGCGCCTAGGACGGTACCAAACCCCTGATAAGAAGGGCCAGACCCAGGTCCCCAATCCTTTACTCAAGGACATCCTCAGAGTGTCAGAAGCTGAGTTTCTGGCCAGGACAGCCTGTTCTTCTGCTGAGGAGTTTGAAGTTTTTAAGAAGCTCTTTGCtcgggaggaggaagagaagtccGAGAGCCCCATGCCTGACCATAAAAGCTTAAGTCTGgacgaggaagaggaggaggaggaagaggaggaggagtga